A region from the Metopolophium dirhodum isolate CAU chromosome 9, ASM1992520v1, whole genome shotgun sequence genome encodes:
- the LOC132952695 gene encoding uncharacterized protein LOC132952695, with translation MPQGKFKNKSQVSFSKKKRNEPNKSRKACPMPSKKHKYEEGQRIKRMISKNVNKMAEDDLRSLAMDNKKVFLSKKKKQVAQTVKAADPKPKQIKVTQK, from the exons atgCCACAgggaaaattcaaaaataaatcacaaGTTTCTTTTTCAAAGAAAAAGAGAAACGAACCAAATAAAAGTAGAAAAG CATGTCCAATGCCTTCAAAAAAACACAAGTATGAAGAAGGTCAGCGTATTAAACGTATGAtatctaaaaatgttaacaaaatggCTGAAGATGATTTAAGGTCATTGGCTATGGATAACAAGAAAGTGTTTCTTTCAAAGAAGAAGAAGCAAGTTGCACAAACAGTTAAAGCTGCAGATCCTAAACCTAAACAAATCAAGGTTACACAAAAATAA